A genomic segment from Pseudosulfitobacter sp. DSM 107133 encodes:
- the secY gene encoding preprotein translocase subunit SecY, giving the protein MVSAVENMAANTSWSALGKATDLRNRILFTLGLLIVYRLGTFIPVPGIDGAALRDFMEGAGQGIGGMVSMFTGGALGRMGIFALGIMPYISASIIIQLLTSMVPSLEQLKKEGEQGRKKINQYTRYGTVALATLQAYGLAVSLEAGDLVTDPGLYFRMACLITLVGGTMFLMWLGEQITSRGIGNGISLIIFVGIIAEVPAALAQFFASGRSGAISPAVIVGVIIMVIVTIMFVVFMERALRKIHIQYPRRQVGMKVYDGGSSHLPVKVNPAGVIPAIFASSLLLLPVTISTFSGNSTNPVMSWLLANFGPGQPLYLLFFVAMIVFFAYFYTFNVSFKPDEVADNLKNQNGFVPGIRPGKKTADYLEYVVNRILVLGAAYLALVCLLPEILRSQFTIPFYFGGTSVLIVVSVTMDTIQQVQSHLLAHQYEGLIEKSNLRGKGKGGKPRKKRSPVRR; this is encoded by the coding sequence ATGGTATCCGCCGTCGAAAACATGGCCGCCAACACCAGCTGGTCTGCGTTGGGCAAGGCCACTGACCTGCGCAACCGAATCCTGTTCACGCTGGGCCTGCTGATTGTCTATCGCCTGGGCACGTTTATTCCCGTTCCGGGTATCGACGGCGCAGCGCTGCGTGACTTCATGGAAGGCGCAGGGCAGGGCATCGGCGGCATGGTGTCGATGTTCACCGGCGGCGCGCTGGGGCGGATGGGCATTTTTGCCCTTGGGATCATGCCCTATATTTCGGCCTCGATCATCATCCAGCTTCTGACCTCGATGGTGCCTTCGCTTGAGCAGCTCAAGAAAGAAGGCGAACAGGGGCGCAAGAAGATCAACCAGTACACCCGCTACGGCACTGTGGCGCTGGCGACCTTGCAGGCTTACGGCCTTGCGGTCAGCCTTGAGGCGGGCGATCTGGTCACCGATCCGGGCCTGTATTTCCGCATGGCCTGCCTGATTACGCTGGTCGGCGGCACTATGTTCCTGATGTGGCTGGGCGAACAGATCACCTCGCGCGGCATCGGCAATGGCATTTCGCTGATCATTTTCGTCGGCATCATCGCCGAAGTGCCCGCAGCACTGGCGCAGTTCTTTGCCAGCGGCCGCAGCGGCGCCATCAGCCCTGCGGTGATCGTCGGCGTGATAATTATGGTGATCGTGACCATCATGTTCGTGGTCTTCATGGAGCGCGCCCTGCGCAAGATCCACATTCAGTACCCGCGCCGTCAGGTCGGCATGAAGGTCTATGACGGCGGTTCGTCGCACTTGCCGGTCAAGGTCAACCCCGCAGGCGTTATTCCCGCGATCTTTGCGTCCTCGCTGCTGTTGTTGCCGGTGACCATCAGCACCTTTTCGGGCAACTCGACCAATCCGGTGATGAGCTGGCTGCTGGCCAACTTTGGACCCGGTCAGCCGCTGTACCTGCTGTTCTTCGTGGCGATGATTGTGTTCTTTGCCTATTTCTACACCTTCAACGTCAGCTTCAAGCCCGACGAGGTTGCCGACAACCTGAAGAACCAGAACGGCTTTGTGCCCGGTATCCGTCCTGGCAAGAAAACCGCCGACTATCTGGAATATGTGGTCAACCGCATTCTGGTGCTGGGCGCGGCCTATCTGGCGCTGGTCTGTCTGCTGCCGGAAATCCTGCGCAGCCAGTTTACCATTCCTTTCTACTTCGGCGGTACGTCGGTGCTGATCGTCGTTTCGGTGACCATGGACACCATTCAACAAGTACAGTCACACCTGCTGGCCCACCAATACGAAGGGCTGATTGAAAAATCGAACCTGCGTGGCAAAGGCAAAGGGGGAAAACCCCGCAAGAAACGGAGCCCCGTGCGTCGATGA
- a CDS encoding replication-associated recombination protein A, whose protein sequence is MADLFDTPGGPEAPTKGRPLADRLRPARLDEVIGQDHILGPDAPLGVMLAGDTLSSLIFWGPPGVGKTTIARLLAGETDLHFVQISAIFTGVQDLKKVFESARIRRQNGQGTLLFVDEIHRFNKAQQDGFLPHMEDGTILLVGATTENPSFELNAALMSRSQVLVLQRLELKDLERLAQRAEKELGRALPLDGPAREALLEMADGDGRALLNLIEQVSGWKVDGNLGPDALATRLMRRAAQYDKSGEHHYNLISALHKSVRGSDPDAALYWFARMLEGGEDPRYLARRITRMAVEDIGLADPNAQAVCLQSWETYERLGSPEGELALAQALTYLALAPKSNAAYVAYKAARQAAKKTGSMMPPKHILNAPTGLMKDQGYGSGYAYDHDAEDGFSGQNYFPDGMKRPVLYNPVERGFERDLKKRLDYFVKLRAKREG, encoded by the coding sequence GTGGCTGATCTGTTTGACACCCCCGGCGGACCGGAAGCGCCGACCAAGGGCCGCCCGCTGGCGGACCGTCTGCGTCCTGCGCGGCTGGACGAGGTGATCGGACAGGATCACATCCTTGGCCCCGACGCGCCGCTGGGCGTGATGCTGGCAGGGGACACCCTGAGTTCGTTGATCTTCTGGGGACCGCCCGGCGTGGGCAAGACCACCATCGCGCGGTTGCTGGCGGGGGAAACTGATCTGCATTTCGTGCAGATCAGCGCGATCTTTACCGGCGTGCAGGACCTGAAGAAGGTTTTCGAATCCGCCCGCATACGCCGCCAGAACGGGCAGGGCACATTGCTGTTCGTTGACGAGATTCACCGTTTCAACAAGGCGCAGCAGGATGGGTTCCTGCCGCATATGGAAGACGGCACAATCCTGTTGGTGGGGGCCACCACCGAGAACCCCAGTTTCGAGCTGAACGCCGCGCTTATGTCCCGCTCGCAGGTTCTGGTGTTGCAGCGGCTTGAGCTGAAAGACCTTGAACGGCTGGCGCAACGCGCTGAGAAAGAGCTGGGCCGCGCCCTGCCGCTGGACGGCCCCGCGCGCGAGGCGCTGCTGGAAATGGCGGACGGGGACGGGCGGGCGCTGCTGAACCTGATTGAACAGGTCAGCGGCTGGAAGGTTGACGGCAACCTTGGTCCCGACGCGCTGGCCACCCGCCTGATGCGCCGCGCGGCGCAATATGACAAAAGCGGCGAACATCACTACAACCTGATCTCGGCCTTGCACAAATCGGTGCGCGGGTCCGACCCCGATGCGGCGCTCTACTGGTTCGCGCGGATGCTGGAGGGCGGCGAAGACCCCCGCTATCTGGCGCGGCGCATCACCCGCATGGCGGTCGAGGACATCGGCCTGGCCGATCCCAACGCCCAGGCCGTGTGCCTGCAAAGCTGGGAAACCTATGAACGGCTAGGCAGTCCCGAGGGCGAACTGGCGCTGGCGCAGGCGCTGACCTATCTGGCGCTGGCACCGAAATCGAACGCCGCTTACGTCGCCTACAAAGCCGCGCGTCAGGCTGCGAAAAAGACCGGCTCGATGATGCCGCCCAAACACATCCTGAACGCGCCCACCGGCCTGATGAAGGATCAGGGCTACGGCTCGGGCTATGCCTATGACCACGACGCCGAGGACGGGTTTTCAGGGCAGAACTATTTCCCCGACGGGATGAAGCGGCCGGTTCTCTACAATCCGGTCGAACGCGGGTTCGAGAGGGACCTGAAAAAGCGGCTGGATTACTTCGTTAAATTGCGGGCCAAGCGGGAAGGGTGA
- the rpsK gene encoding 30S ribosomal protein S11, producing MARDKTRTKKKERKNIAAGVAHVNSSFNNTKILISDVQGNAIAWSSAGTMGFKGSRKSTPYAAQMAAEDAGKKAQDHGVKTLEVEVQGPGSGRESALRALAAVGFNITSIRDVTPMAHNGCRPPKRRRV from the coding sequence ATGGCACGCGATAAGACACGTACAAAGAAAAAAGAGCGCAAGAACATCGCCGCTGGTGTGGCGCATGTGAACTCTTCCTTCAACAACACCAAGATCCTGATCTCGGACGTTCAAGGCAACGCGATTGCATGGTCGTCCGCAGGCACCATGGGCTTTAAAGGGTCGCGTAAATCGACACCTTACGCTGCCCAGATGGCCGCCGAAGATGCAGGCAAAAAAGCACAAGACCACGGCGTGAAAACGCTGGAAGTCGAAGTGCAAGGCCCCGGCTCGGGTCGTGAGAGCGCATTGCGCGCCCTGGCGGCTGTCGGTTTCAACATCACGTCGATCCGTGACGTGACACCGATGGCCCACAACGGCTGCCGTCCGCCGAAACGCCGCCGCGTCTAA
- a CDS encoding adenylate kinase: protein MNIILLGPPGAGKGTQARFLVEEHGMVQLSTGDMLRAAKESGTKMGDIVADVMARGALVTDDIVIGLIREQLNTVKANGFIFDGFPRTLAQADALTNLLAVEGEMLDAVIEMEVDDEALVARITARSTCGDCGEVYNDNTKPQPADGKCSNCGASDFRRRADDNEDSLRTRLMEYYKKTSPLIGYYYAKGMLTKINGLGEIDEVKAAIDKALS, encoded by the coding sequence ATGAATATTATTCTGCTTGGACCGCCAGGGGCGGGCAAAGGAACGCAAGCGCGCTTTCTGGTTGAAGAGCATGGCATGGTGCAGCTTAGCACCGGTGACATGCTGCGCGCCGCCAAGGAAAGCGGCACCAAGATGGGCGACATCGTGGCCGACGTGATGGCCCGTGGTGCGCTGGTGACGGATGATATCGTGATCGGTCTGATCCGTGAGCAGCTGAACACGGTCAAGGCGAACGGGTTCATCTTTGACGGCTTCCCGCGCACGCTGGCGCAGGCCGATGCGCTGACCAACCTGCTGGCGGTCGAAGGCGAAATGCTGGACGCCGTGATCGAGATGGAAGTGGACGACGAGGCTTTGGTCGCGCGGATCACGGCACGCTCGACTTGTGGCGATTGTGGTGAGGTTTACAACGACAACACCAAACCGCAGCCTGCCGACGGCAAGTGCAGCAATTGCGGCGCCTCTGATTTCCGCCGCCGCGCAGATGACAACGAGGACAGCCTCAGAACCCGTCTGATGGAATATTACAAGAAAACCTCGCCGCTGATTGGCTATTATTACGCCAAGGGCATGCTGACCAAGATCAATGGTCTGGGTGAGATTGACGAGGTGAAAGCGGCCATCGACAAGGCGCTTTCCTAG
- the rpsM gene encoding 30S ribosomal protein S13, giving the protein MARIAGVNIPTAKRVPIALTYITGIGNTSAKAICEAVGIDASRRVNELSDAEVLKIREHIDENYTVEGDLRRDTQMNIKRLMDLGCYRGLRHRRNLPVRGQRTHTNARTRKGPAKAIAGKKK; this is encoded by the coding sequence GTGGCACGTATCGCCGGCGTTAACATCCCCACTGCAAAGCGGGTCCCAATCGCCCTCACCTATATCACCGGTATCGGTAACACTTCGGCCAAAGCCATCTGCGAAGCAGTTGGCATCGACGCATCGCGTCGTGTGAACGAACTGTCCGACGCCGAAGTTCTGAAAATCCGCGAGCACATCGACGAAAACTACACCGTCGAAGGTGACCTGCGTCGTGACACGCAGATGAACATCAAGCGCCTGATGGACCTGGGCTGCTACCGTGGCCTGCGTCACCGTCGCAACCTGCCCGTTCGTGGTCAGCGTACTCACACCAACGCACGTACTCGCAAAGGCCCCGCAAAGGCCATTGCCGGTAAGAAGAAATAA
- a CDS encoding trypsin-like peptidase domain-containing protein, producing the protein MRRFILAATLVFTALGAQAQTMDKVPQSQGEISLSFAPVVRQAAPAVVNIYAKWVTEGRQTPFMNDPFFDRFFEGMGQREPRVQSSLGSGVILSADGLMVTNYHVVGMATEIRVVLSDRTEYAADVLLADEDSDLAVLQLVGAHDLPFVTLRDSATVEVGELVLAIGNPFGVGQTVSSGIVSGLARSGGAGGAGHGYFIQTDAPINPGNSGGALVDMGGRVIGINTRIVSKSGGSNGIGFAIPAGLVHSFVEQARAGATSFGRPWAGMSGQPVDFDMAQSLNLPSVSGIVVSGLHPSSPFLTAGFEVGDVIAAVDGLPVNTPSEMVYRMTVAGLGKTSQITRLRDGKAEDIAVELVAAPDEPPRDPHSFGPQSRFPGLTVARINPAVIAEMNLPIEAEGVVVTQLEGPAARSGLRPGDIIETLNDVAITDPETFRKTLEASGRWYAFGLIRDGRRAGLRLRGG; encoded by the coding sequence ATGAGACGTTTCATCCTTGCCGCTACGTTGGTTTTCACAGCCCTGGGCGCTCAGGCGCAGACCATGGACAAGGTTCCGCAAAGCCAGGGCGAAATCTCGCTCAGCTTTGCCCCCGTGGTGCGACAGGCGGCCCCCGCCGTGGTCAACATCTATGCCAAATGGGTGACCGAGGGACGCCAGACCCCGTTCATGAACGACCCATTCTTTGACCGCTTCTTCGAGGGTATGGGCCAGCGCGAGCCGCGTGTGCAAAGCTCGCTTGGCTCGGGTGTGATCCTCAGTGCCGACGGGCTGATGGTCACCAACTATCACGTCGTCGGCATGGCCACCGAAATCCGCGTGGTGCTGAGCGACCGCACAGAATATGCCGCCGACGTGCTGCTGGCGGACGAAGACAGCGATCTGGCGGTGCTGCAACTGGTCGGCGCGCATGATCTGCCCTTTGTCACCCTGCGCGACAGCGCCACCGTCGAAGTGGGCGAACTGGTGCTGGCCATCGGCAACCCCTTTGGCGTCGGGCAAACCGTGTCCAGCGGCATCGTGTCTGGCCTCGCGCGGTCGGGCGGGGCCGGGGGCGCGGGGCATGGGTATTTCATCCAGACCGACGCGCCGATCAACCCCGGCAACTCGGGCGGGGCGCTGGTGGACATGGGCGGCCGCGTGATCGGCATCAACACCCGCATCGTCAGCAAATCGGGCGGCTCGAACGGCATCGGCTTTGCGATTCCGGCGGGGCTGGTGCACAGCTTTGTCGAACAGGCGCGGGCGGGGGCCACCTCCTTTGGCCGTCCGTGGGCGGGCATGTCGGGCCAGCCGGTCGACTTCGACATGGCGCAGTCGCTGAACCTGCCGTCGGTCAGCGGTATCGTGGTGTCGGGCCTGCACCCCAGCAGCCCGTTCCTGACCGCAGGATTCGAGGTCGGCGACGTGATCGCCGCCGTCGACGGGTTGCCGGTGAACACGCCGTCGGAAATGGTCTATCGCATGACTGTTGCGGGCCTTGGAAAGACCTCGCAGATCACGCGGCTGCGTGACGGCAAGGCAGAGGATATCGCGGTGGAACTGGTGGCCGCACCGGATGAGCCACCCCGCGATCCGCACAGCTTTGGACCGCAGTCGCGCTTTCCCGGCCTGACCGTGGCGCGCATCAATCCGGCGGTGATTGCCGAAATGAACCTGCCGATCGAGGCCGAGGGCGTTGTTGTCACGCAACTGGAAGGCCCCGCCGCCCGTTCGGGACTGCGCCCCGGCGACATCATCGAAACGCTGAACGATGTGGCGATTACCGATCCGGAAACGTTCCGGAAAACGCTTGAGGCTTCGGGCCGCTGGTATGCCTTCGGGCTGATCCGTGACGGGCGTCGTGCCGGACTGCGGTTGCGCGGTGGCTGA
- a CDS encoding pyridoxamine 5'-phosphate oxidase family protein yields MFHDGHRALQDRFDGRRMADALEKHRRLPEFREQDVSFIENAEFFFIATAYGQSVDCSFRGGAPGFVQVTGPTRLEWADFDGNSMYRSLGNALKSPRIGLLFIEFGARPKRLRVNGNCTLVDGPTKEGHKLTVRVDADEIFPNCPRYIPDLTKAAASSFIPDETGASAKPEWKNAEDLRDALPAKDPHRR; encoded by the coding sequence ATGTTTCACGATGGTCACCGTGCGTTGCAGGACAGGTTTGATGGCCGCCGAATGGCAGATGCATTGGAAAAGCATCGGCGGCTTCCCGAGTTTCGGGAGCAAGACGTCAGCTTCATAGAAAATGCAGAGTTCTTTTTCATTGCTACGGCATACGGACAAAGCGTGGACTGTTCCTTTCGGGGCGGAGCGCCCGGCTTCGTGCAAGTCACAGGTCCGACGCGACTTGAGTGGGCGGATTTTGATGGAAACTCGATGTATCGCAGCCTTGGCAATGCACTGAAATCACCGCGAATCGGACTTCTGTTCATTGAATTTGGCGCTCGGCCAAAGCGTCTGCGCGTCAATGGCAATTGCACTCTTGTCGACGGCCCAACGAAGGAAGGCCACAAGCTGACCGTGCGTGTCGACGCCGACGAGATCTTCCCAAACTGTCCGCGCTATATTCCCGATTTGACCAAAGCTGCTGCTTCCTCTTTCATACCGGACGAAACAGGGGCCAGCGCCAAACCCGAATGGAAAAACGCCGAGGACTTGCGCGATGCTCTTCCGGCAAAGGACCCGCACCGTCGATAA
- the rpsE gene encoding 30S ribosomal protein S5: protein MAERENRRGPRRDREETPEFADRLVAINRVSKTVKGGKRFGFAALVVVGDQKGRVGFGKGKAKEVPEAIRKATEQAKRQMIRVQLREGRTLHHDMEGRHGAGKVVMRTAPEGTGIIAGGPMRAVFEMLGVKDVVSKSIGSQNPYNMIRATMDGLKKEASPRSVAQRRGKKVADILPKREDNVESSAQVAEEA, encoded by the coding sequence ATGGCAGAACGTGAAAACCGCCGCGGCCCGCGCCGCGACCGGGAAGAAACACCGGAATTCGCAGACCGTCTGGTCGCGATCAACCGCGTCAGCAAAACCGTCAAGGGTGGTAAGCGCTTTGGCTTCGCCGCACTTGTGGTTGTTGGCGATCAAAAAGGCCGCGTCGGCTTTGGCAAAGGTAAAGCGAAAGAGGTCCCCGAGGCCATTCGCAAAGCCACCGAACAAGCCAAGCGCCAGATGATCCGCGTTCAACTGCGCGAAGGCCGCACCCTGCACCACGACATGGAAGGTCGCCACGGCGCCGGCAAGGTCGTGATGCGCACAGCACCAGAAGGTACCGGTATCATCGCCGGTGGTCCGATGCGTGCCGTTTTCGAAATGCTCGGCGTCAAGGACGTTGTGTCCAAGTCGATCGGTTCGCAAAACCCGTACAACATGATCCGCGCCACCATGGACGGCCTGAAGAAAGAGGCTTCGCCTCGTTCGGTTGCCCAGCGTCGTGGTAAAAAAGTGGCTGACATTCTGCCCAAGCGCGAAGACAACGTCGAGTCGTCCGCTCAAGTGGCTGAGGAGGCATAA
- a CDS encoding DUF2938 family protein produces the protein MAELFRDALIIGTGATLFMDLVALVLKHTLGLQPLNYALVGRWGIYLLHGRLRHHPITASPSIAGERWAGWGLHYLTGVVFACILLWLVGNQNPLRFDVALTFGALSVLAPFLILQPGMGAGLAARRTPQPGLARLKSLLAHLSFGAGLWVAAFCWNAVS, from the coding sequence ATGGCTGAGCTTTTCCGCGACGCCCTGATCATCGGAACCGGCGCCACGCTGTTCATGGATCTTGTTGCCCTTGTTCTGAAACACACGCTGGGCCTCCAGCCGCTGAACTATGCGCTGGTCGGGCGCTGGGGCATTTATCTGCTGCATGGGCGTTTGCGCCATCACCCGATCACCGCCAGCCCGTCCATTGCGGGCGAGCGTTGGGCTGGCTGGGGCCTGCACTACCTGACGGGCGTGGTGTTCGCCTGTATTCTGTTGTGGCTGGTCGGGAACCAGAACCCGCTGCGGTTTGACGTGGCCCTGACGTTCGGGGCGCTTAGTGTGCTGGCGCCGTTCCTGATCCTGCAACCGGGCATGGGGGCAGGGCTGGCCGCACGGCGCACGCCGCAGCCCGGCCTTGCGCGCCTGAAAAGCCTGCTGGCGCATCTGAGCTTTGGCGCGGGGCTTTGGGTGGCGGCCTTTTGCTGGAATGCGGTGTCCTGA
- a CDS encoding host attachment family protein — MAKLAKGTWIVVTDSEKALFMRNLTDLQDPNFEVTDTEQQDNPSDSAQSANRPGRMQDGGMNQRSALDDTDWHELAKDRFAKDLSDLLYKAAHKGLFDKLVIVASPQVLGVLRDDMHVEVTSKIVAEIPKTLTNHPVHEIEQIVKHALEAA, encoded by the coding sequence ATGGCAAAACTGGCAAAAGGCACATGGATCGTTGTGACAGACAGCGAAAAAGCACTGTTCATGCGCAATCTGACCGACCTGCAAGATCCGAATTTCGAGGTCACGGACACCGAGCAGCAGGACAACCCGTCAGACAGCGCGCAATCGGCCAATCGCCCCGGACGTATGCAGGATGGCGGGATGAACCAACGTTCGGCGCTGGATGACACCGACTGGCACGAACTGGCCAAGGACCGCTTTGCCAAGGACCTGTCCGACCTGCTGTACAAGGCGGCGCACAAGGGGCTGTTCGACAAGCTGGTGATCGTGGCCAGCCCGCAGGTGCTGGGCGTTCTGCGCGATGACATGCATGTGGAAGTGACCAGCAAGATCGTCGCGGAAATCCCCAAGACATTGACCAACCATCCCGTGCACGAGATTGAACAGATCGTGAAGCACGCGCTGGAAGCGGCTTAG
- the rplO gene encoding 50S ribosomal protein L15 — translation MKLNELRDNEGATKKRKRVGRGPGSGTGKMGGRGIKGQKSRSGVAINGYEGGQMPLYQRLPKRGFTKPNRKSYAVVNLGLIQKFIDAKKIDGAAAITEDVLIASGLVRRKLDGIRVLAKGEVTSKLDLQVTGASKSAVEAVEKAGGSLTVTTTAAAE, via the coding sequence ATGAAACTGAATGAACTGCGCGATAACGAAGGTGCCACCAAGAAACGCAAGCGCGTTGGCCGTGGCCCGGGCTCGGGTACCGGTAAGATGGGTGGCCGTGGTATCAAAGGTCAGAAATCCCGTTCGGGTGTGGCGATCAACGGCTACGAAGGCGGCCAGATGCCCCTGTACCAACGTCTGCCCAAGCGTGGCTTTACCAAGCCGAACCGCAAATCCTATGCGGTTGTGAACCTGGGCCTGATCCAGAAATTCATCGACGCCAAGAAAATCGACGGCGCTGCCGCGATCACCGAAGACGTTCTGATTGCGTCGGGTCTGGTGCGTCGCAAACTGGACGGCATCCGCGTGCTGGCCAAGGGCGAAGTGACCTCGAAGCTGGACCTGCAAGTGACCGGCGCGTCCAAGTCTGCGGTTGAAGCAGTGGAGAAAGCTGGCGGTTCGCTGACAGTCACAACCACGGCAGCGGCCGAGTAA
- the rplQ gene encoding 50S ribosomal protein L17: MRHARGYRRLNRTHEHRKALWANMAGSLIEHEQIKTTLPKAKELKPIIEKMITLAKRGDLHARRQAASKLKQDAFVEKLFAVLGPRYKDRQGGYVRVLKAGFRYGDMAPMAIIEFVDRDRDAKGAADKARLVEVEAED, encoded by the coding sequence ATGCGTCACGCACGTGGATACCGCCGCCTGAACCGCACACACGAGCACCGCAAGGCGCTGTGGGCAAACATGGCCGGCTCGCTCATCGAACATGAGCAAATCAAGACAACCCTGCCCAAAGCGAAAGAGCTGAAGCCGATCATCGAGAAAATGATCACGCTGGCGAAACGCGGTGACCTGCACGCCCGTCGTCAGGCCGCAAGCAAGCTGAAACAAGACGCTTTCGTCGAGAAACTGTTCGCAGTTCTGGGCCCGCGCTACAAAGACCGCCAAGGTGGTTACGTGCGCGTGTTGAAAGCCGGTTTCCGTTACGGTGACATGGCGCCCATGGCGATCATCGAATTCGTGGACCGCGACCGCGACGCCAAAGGCGCCGCAGACAAAGCGCGTCTGGTCGAAGTCGAAGCCGAAGATTGA
- the rpmD gene encoding 50S ribosomal protein L30, protein MAKTIVIKQIGSPIRRPAKQRATLIGLGLNKMHRVRELEDTPSVRGMINSIPHMVEIIEEKG, encoded by the coding sequence ATGGCCAAGACTATCGTCATCAAACAAATCGGTTCCCCGATCCGCCGCCCTGCAAAACAGCGCGCAACACTGATCGGCCTGGGCCTGAACAAGATGCACCGTGTGCGCGAACTGGAAGACACACCTTCCGTGCGCGGCATGATCAACTCGATCCCGCACATGGTCGAGATCATCGAAGAAAAGGGCTGA
- a CDS encoding DNA-directed RNA polymerase subunit alpha has product MIHKNWAELIKPQQLDVKPGNDPARQATVVAEPLERGFGLTMGNALRRVLMSSLQGAAITSVQIDNVLHEFSSVAGVREDVTDIILNLKGVSLSMEVEGPKRLSISAKGPGVVTAGDISESAGIAILNREHVICHLDDGADLYMELTVNTGKGYVAADKNKPEDAPIGLIPIDAIYSPVKRVSYDVQPTREGQVLDYDKLTMKIETDGSLTPDDAVAFAARILQDQLGIFVNFDEPESASRQDDDDGLEFNPLLLKKVDELELSVRSANCLKNDNIVYIGDLIQKTEAEMLRTPNFGRKSLNEIKEVLSGMGLHLGMDVEDWPPDNIEDLAKKFEDSF; this is encoded by the coding sequence ATGATCCACAAGAATTGGGCTGAACTGATCAAGCCTCAGCAGCTTGACGTGAAACCGGGCAACGACCCGGCGCGTCAGGCCACAGTTGTCGCCGAACCGCTGGAACGCGGCTTTGGTCTGACAATGGGCAACGCCCTGCGCCGCGTGCTGATGAGCTCGCTGCAAGGTGCGGCCATCACATCGGTGCAAATCGACAACGTGCTGCACGAGTTTTCCTCGGTGGCCGGTGTGCGCGAAGACGTGACCGACATCATCCTGAACCTCAAGGGCGTGAGCCTGAGCATGGAAGTCGAAGGGCCCAAGCGCCTGTCGATTTCGGCAAAAGGTCCGGGCGTTGTCACTGCCGGCGACATCTCGGAAAGCGCGGGCATTGCGATTCTGAACCGCGAACATGTGATCTGCCACCTGGATGACGGTGCCGATCTGTACATGGAACTGACCGTAAACACGGGCAAGGGCTATGTCGCAGCCGACAAGAACAAACCCGAAGACGCGCCCATCGGTCTGATCCCGATCGACGCGATCTATTCGCCTGTCAAACGCGTCAGCTATGACGTGCAGCCGACGCGCGAAGGTCAGGTTCTGGACTATGACAAGCTGACCATGAAGATCGAAACAGACGGCTCGCTGACGCCGGACGACGCCGTGGCCTTTGCCGCGCGTATCCTGCAAGACCAGCTGGGCATCTTCGTCAACTTCGACGAGCCGGAATCGGCTTCGCGTCAGGACGACGACGACGGTCTCGAGTTCAACCCGCTTCTGCTGAAGAAAGTGGACGAGCTGGAACTGTCGGTACGTTCGGCCAACTGCCTGAAGAACGACAACATCGTCTACATCGGCGACCTGATCCAGAAAACCGAAGCAGAAATGCTGCGCACCCCGAACTTTGGCCGCAAGTCCTTGAACGAAATCAAGGAAGTGCTGTCGGGCATGGGTCTGCACCTTGGCATGGACGTCGAGGACTGGCCACCAGACAACATCGAGGATCTGGCGAAGAAATTCGAAGATTCCTTCTAA